A genomic window from Candidatus Hydrogenedentota bacterium includes:
- the nifJ gene encoding pyruvate:ferredoxin (flavodoxin) oxidoreductase: MSRPILTMDGNEAVAHVAYQVSEVAAIYPITPSSPMGEWADQWMSEERKNIWGTTPLVVEMQSEAGAAAAVHGALQAGSLVTTFTASQGLLLMIPTMFKIAGELTPSVLHITARTLATHALSIFGDHSDVMAARSTGFGMLCSGSIQETHDMALIAHAATLESRIPFMHFFDGFRTSHEVNRIELLLPEDVRAMIDDDLVKAHRERAMSPDRPVLRGTAQNPDIFFTAREACNPYYEACPAIVQKTMDKFAAIAGRQYHLFDYIGAPDAERVMVLMGSGAETMAETIDFLAEKGEKVGAVIVRLYRPFSAKDFISALPATLKKLAILDRTKEPGSAGEPLYMDVATAITDAVMDKTAPFTEIPLLMGGRYGLSSREFTPAMIKGILDEMEKDAPRRRFTVGINDDVTHTSIDYDPSFSTESEDTTRAIFYGLGADGTVGANKNSIKIIGEDAGYCAQGYFVYDSRKSGAMTTSHLRFGPKPIRSAYLINHANFVACHQFSFMEKFDALKIADKGAVFLLNSTHGPEEVWDYLPKTAQRHIIEKELKFYVINGFEVAKAAGMGGRINTVMQTCFFYISGVLPQDEAIKSIKNSIEETYGKRGKTIVKRNWAAVDMAIENMHEVKVPAAVTSSFDLRPAVPEAAPEFLHDFTAAILVEQGETLPVSKMPVDGTFPTATTQWEKRNISLEIPSWDPEICIQCGKCAIVCPHAVIRSKIVDTESLADAPEGFKSAKARWREFSDKSFILQVAPEDCTGCTLCVQACPVKNKQEAKLRAINMVEQEPIRERERDCWDYFLTLPEMDRNTIKHNLVKDVALLEPLFEFSGACAGCGETPYLKLLSQLFGDRLFIGNATGCSSIYGGNLPTTPWAKNKDGRGPTWNNSLFEDAAEFSLGMRVTVDRQKQFAEELLVRLESVIGGELVKALLEKSGKKSETEIFEQRKLVEEMKRKIAGNNSMEAQALLNLADFLVHKSVWGIGGDGWAYDIGFGGLDHVIASGYDINLLVLDTEVYSNTGGQCSKSTPRGAVAKFAAGGKPLSKKDLALIAMTYGTVYVGHVALGANDTQTLKTFLEAEAYDGPSLIIAYSHCIAHGYNLAMGLDQQKAAVQSGHWPLFRYNPTLVNEGKNPFQLDSKEPNLPLEKYIYNETRYKMLTLSKPEMAQQLLFEAQNDV; this comes from the coding sequence ATGAGCAGACCGATTTTGACGATGGATGGGAATGAGGCTGTTGCCCATGTAGCCTATCAAGTAAGTGAAGTAGCCGCTATTTATCCGATTACCCCCTCTTCTCCCATGGGTGAATGGGCGGATCAATGGATGTCTGAAGAGCGTAAAAATATCTGGGGTACGACGCCGCTAGTGGTGGAAATGCAGAGTGAAGCCGGCGCGGCAGCTGCTGTCCATGGCGCGCTTCAAGCGGGATCCCTGGTAACCACCTTTACCGCGTCACAGGGATTGTTGCTCATGATCCCTACCATGTTTAAGATTGCCGGTGAATTGACGCCCAGTGTCCTCCATATTACGGCCCGTACACTGGCTACGCACGCCTTATCGATTTTTGGCGACCACAGCGACGTCATGGCGGCACGTTCGACAGGCTTCGGCATGCTGTGTTCCGGTTCTATCCAAGAAACCCATGATATGGCGCTTATCGCCCATGCGGCTACCTTGGAGTCCCGTATTCCTTTCATGCACTTTTTTGACGGATTCCGTACTTCTCACGAAGTGAACCGTATTGAATTGTTGCTGCCTGAAGATGTCCGCGCCATGATCGATGATGATTTGGTAAAGGCACATCGCGAACGCGCCATGTCTCCTGATCGTCCTGTACTTCGTGGAACGGCGCAAAACCCGGATATCTTCTTTACGGCTCGCGAAGCTTGTAATCCCTACTACGAAGCTTGCCCTGCCATTGTCCAAAAAACAATGGATAAGTTTGCGGCTATTGCAGGACGGCAATACCACCTCTTCGATTACATCGGCGCGCCCGATGCAGAACGGGTAATGGTACTCATGGGCTCCGGTGCAGAGACTATGGCGGAAACCATTGATTTCTTAGCGGAAAAAGGCGAAAAGGTTGGCGCGGTCATTGTGCGTCTCTATCGTCCGTTTTCCGCGAAAGACTTTATCTCCGCGCTGCCTGCTACCCTGAAAAAGCTTGCAATCCTTGACCGTACCAAAGAACCCGGTTCTGCAGGCGAACCTTTGTACATGGACGTGGCAACGGCTATTACAGACGCTGTGATGGACAAAACAGCGCCCTTTACAGAAATCCCCCTTCTCATGGGCGGCCGTTATGGTCTGTCGTCTCGTGAGTTTACCCCTGCCATGATCAAAGGCATTTTGGATGAAATGGAGAAAGATGCGCCCCGCCGCCGTTTCACCGTTGGAATTAACGATGATGTCACCCATACCAGTATTGACTATGATCCTTCTTTCTCCACCGAAAGTGAAGACACCACCCGCGCGATCTTTTACGGTCTTGGCGCTGACGGAACCGTAGGCGCGAATAAAAACTCCATCAAAATTATCGGTGAAGATGCCGGGTACTGTGCACAAGGATATTTCGTTTACGACTCTCGTAAATCCGGCGCGATGACAACCTCCCACCTGCGCTTCGGTCCCAAACCCATTCGCAGTGCCTATCTCATTAACCATGCGAACTTCGTTGCCTGTCACCAGTTTTCGTTTATGGAAAAATTTGACGCCTTGAAAATCGCCGACAAGGGCGCCGTCTTCTTATTGAACAGTACCCATGGTCCTGAAGAAGTCTGGGATTATCTGCCCAAAACGGCACAGCGTCATATCATCGAAAAAGAACTTAAGTTTTATGTAATTAATGGTTTTGAAGTTGCTAAAGCAGCCGGTATGGGCGGTCGTATTAATACGGTCATGCAGACCTGCTTCTTCTATATTAGCGGCGTGCTGCCCCAGGATGAGGCCATTAAATCCATTAAGAACTCCATTGAAGAGACCTATGGCAAACGGGGCAAAACTATTGTCAAGAGAAACTGGGCTGCCGTGGATATGGCCATTGAAAACATGCACGAAGTAAAAGTGCCTGCTGCTGTAACCAGCAGCTTTGATTTGCGCCCCGCCGTGCCCGAAGCAGCGCCTGAATTCCTTCACGATTTTACGGCTGCCATCCTCGTCGAACAGGGCGAAACCCTGCCTGTCAGCAAAATGCCCGTAGACGGTACCTTCCCAACGGCTACGACCCAGTGGGAAAAACGAAATATTTCGCTTGAGATTCCAAGCTGGGATCCCGAAATCTGTATCCAGTGCGGCAAATGCGCGATTGTTTGCCCCCACGCTGTTATCCGTTCCAAGATTGTGGATACAGAGTCACTTGCCGATGCGCCTGAAGGATTTAAATCTGCTAAGGCACGGTGGAGAGAGTTTTCCGATAAGTCTTTTATTTTGCAAGTAGCGCCGGAAGACTGCACGGGCTGCACGCTTTGTGTGCAGGCGTGTCCCGTAAAAAATAAACAAGAAGCCAAACTGCGTGCCATTAACATGGTTGAGCAAGAGCCTATCCGTGAGCGGGAACGGGATTGCTGGGATTATTTCTTAACCCTTCCCGAAATGGATCGTAATACCATTAAACATAATCTGGTCAAAGATGTGGCGCTTCTGGAACCGCTCTTCGAGTTTAGCGGCGCCTGCGCCGGTTGTGGTGAAACACCTTACCTGAAACTGCTCTCCCAGCTTTTTGGTGATCGTCTCTTCATTGGTAACGCCACCGGTTGCTCCAGCATCTATGGCGGTAACCTTCCCACCACGCCTTGGGCAAAGAATAAAGACGGACGCGGCCCGACTTGGAACAACTCGCTCTTTGAAGATGCAGCGGAATTTTCCTTGGGAATGCGTGTTACCGTTGATCGCCAAAAACAATTTGCCGAAGAACTCTTGGTTCGTTTGGAAAGCGTCATTGGCGGTGAATTAGTGAAAGCATTGTTGGAAAAGTCCGGTAAAAAATCTGAAACGGAAATCTTTGAACAACGCAAGTTGGTCGAAGAGATGAAGCGTAAGATTGCCGGCAATAATAGCATGGAAGCCCAAGCACTCCTGAATCTCGCTGATTTTCTCGTACACAAAAGCGTGTGGGGAATCGGCGGTGACGGCTGGGCCTACGATATCGGCTTTGGTGGATTGGATCACGTGATTGCGTCGGGCTATGATATCAATTTGCTTGTATTGGATACGGAAGTGTATTCCAATACGGGTGGACAATGTTCAAAATCTACGCCCCGCGGCGCTGTAGCAAAATTTGCAGCCGGCGGCAAGCCCTTAAGCAAAAAAGATCTGGCACTCATCGCCATGACTTACGGCACCGTCTATGTAGGCCATGTGGCTCTTGGCGCCAACGATACGCAAACCCTTAAAACCTTCTTGGAAGCGGAAGCCTATGATGGACCGTCGCTGATCATTGCTTACAGCCATTGTATTGCGCACGGCTATAATCTTGCCATGGGTCTTGACCAACAAAAAGCTGCCGTTCAATCCGGTCATTGGCCGCTATTCAGATACAATCCCACTTTAGTGAACGAAGGAAAAAATCCCTTCCAGCTGGATTCTAAAGAGCCGAATCTCCCTCTCGAAAAATATATCTATAATGAGACTCGCTATAAGATGTTGACGCTGAGCAAGCCTGAAATGGCGCAACAATTGCTTTTTGAAGCGCAAAATGATGT